The DNA window AGCAGATAATGGGTCGCGAAATAGGGGCTCGCATTCAGGTTGATGCGGTCCCGGTAGTTCGACTTGGTGACGCGGCGAACACCTTCGGAAAACTCGTCGAACCCGGCTTTGACATAGTGCGAGAGAAGGATAGCCGACTCGGTCAATTCGACCGACCGGCCCTTGCGCTCGAACAGCGTCACCTGAAGCGTATCCTCCAGAAGCTTGATCTGCTGTCCGACGGCCTGCGGCGTGACCAGCAATTCATCTGCCGCCTGCCGAAAGCTCTTGTGCTGCGCGACAGCGTGGAAGACGCGAAGCGCATTCAGCGAGGGAAGGCGGAGCTTGCCGGTCATCGTGTATTCCACCTCCTTTCGCTTGCGTTCCCGTTGGACAATTCAGCGCCGCAGGCGCTGCGAAGATAGCTCAGGCGTATATATAACCACCTGAAACAATTACGTTTTCTCCGGTCATGTAGGTGTTCTTGGGGCCGCCCGTCATGAGCACCCACTCGGCAATCTCCGTAGGCTCGGCACCACGACCCAGCGGGCTTGCCTTGGCCAGTTCCTCGAGGAAGCCGAGGGCTTTGGCCCGCTCCGTGGCCATGCCCGCGGGGGCCACCGAATTGACCAGGATCCCGTGTTTTGCGACGTCATGGGCAAAGGAACGCGTCAGGCTGACCACGGCGGCCTTGGTCGCCGCATAGTGGGCGTTCTGCGGATGCGCCTTGAACGCATCGACGGAGGTCAGGTTGACGATCCGGCCACGCACATGGCTCTTCGGCTCCTGCGATTGCATGTGGCGAACGGCCGCCACCATCATGTGATAGGTGCCCTTGATGTTGATGCCATTGGAGGCATCCCAATCGGCGTCGCTGATCTCCAGGAGCGGGCGGCGAGGGTAGATCGCGGCGCAATTGATCAGTGTGTCGATACGCCCGATTTTCGAAACGATGGCGTCGAAGGCGGCGTGGCACTGAGGGCCGACCTGGATGTCGCAAAGGGCGGTCGCGGTCGGCAGGCCGTTGGCCTTTGCTGGTGCGAGAGCGGCTTCGGCGGCGTCCTGGTTGATGTCGATGATGCCGATCTTTGCAGCCCCGGCCTCTACAGCCATCCTGGCCAAAAGCGCGCCGAGGCCGGCGCCGCCGCCTACGATCAGAACGGAAAGATCCTTCATTCCAGTTTTCCTTACTTGGTGCCGCTTGGCGAGGTTGGCCAGGTCGGCATGATGTCGAAACGGGTAACGTCGGCCCATGCGGGCAGGCCGAGTACCGCGACCACCATTCTGGCCACGTCATCCGGCTGCACCACTTTGCTGGCGTACATGGCCGCGCGCGCCTTGGTGTCGAGGATGTCCTGGTAGAGCTGCGTCTCGACACGGCCGGCGACGATCTCGGTGACGCGTATGCCTGATGGGGAGAGGTCGGCGCGCAGCGCGGCGGCGAAGCCTGAGATCGCCGCCTTGGTGGCCGAATAGACGGCAATGTTGGAATATGCTGCGTGGCCCGCGGTGGAGCCGGTGAACAAGATGTGCCCCGCCTGCCGCTCGCGCATCTGCGGAACGACGAGGCGGGTGAGCAGGATTGCCGCGCTGAGGTTTACCTCCAGCGTGGTGTCGATGTCTGATATCTTCATATCGGCAAAGTTGCCCAGCGGCGGCATGATCCCGGCATTGTTGATCAGCACGTCGATGGTGAGATCCGCCAGAACCGCTTCCAGTGCTTCGCGATCTGTAACATCGACGGCAATGGGCACGATGCCGGACCGCTCGGCCTGCAGCTCCTTGAGCGCGGACTGGCTGCGCCCGACCGCATAGACATCGTAGCCGGCGTCGCTCAGTGCGATCGCCATGGCCCGCCCTATGCCGCTCGTTGCACCTGTGATGAAGGCTGTCGTCACGTGGGCTTCCCTGATTGCCTGATTTCAGTCTGCGGCCTGGGCCGATGCCGCGAAACCAAGAAAACCAGCAAAAAGGAAAGATAAACTTTCGAAAGCCGGTTCAGCCTGCGAAACTTGCTTGGGTGCCCCGACGATCGCGGAAGCCGCAAAGCCAAGGAAACGCCGGGAAAATGGCGCTTTCGTCGCGTGGGAAAACGGGCGCCGCCGGCCGGCAGACCAAAAACAAGGCTTTCGCAATGCGTGGCTGATCTGGTCCACGCGCCTGTGCGTACGAAGCGAAGTCGCCGGCCTTACCCGCCTGTCGGAGCAGGCCTCTTCATATCGGTAAAGAGCGAGGCCGCAGCCGCCTTCTGCTCGGCCTCTGTCGCCGCGACGCCGGACGCCCGGGCCAAAGCGCGCACGCGCCCGAGGCTGTTGTGCAGATGCTTGCGCATGGCCTGGCGAGCAGCGCGACCGTCCTGCCTTTCGATGGCGTCCACGATGGTTTTGTGTTCGTTGTGGATGCGTGCGTAGTAGCTGTCCTTGAGCGCCGGCGTGACCACGTAGCCCAGTTGAAAGCGTGGAACGATCATCGGCCTGAGATAGCTCAGGAAGCCGTGGATGAATTCGTTGCCTGCTGCTTTGGCGATCGCCAGGTGGAAATCATAGTCGTAGTGGATCTGGACGGCAGCGGGATCCGCTTGCTGGGCGTCGACCTGTTCCATCAAGGCTCGGATACCATCCGCCTCCGCGTCGGTACGCCGTTCCGCGCACAGCCCGGCGGACTCCACCTCGACGCTCAATCTCAGTTCGAGCAGGGCGATGGTTTCCGGCAAGGTCCTGAGAGCCTCGTCCGGTATCGAGAAATTGCGCGGCGCCGGGGTTTCGCTG is part of the Mesorhizobium loti genome and encodes:
- a CDS encoding SDR family oxidoreductase; this translates as MTTAFITGATSGIGRAMAIALSDAGYDVYAVGRSQSALKELQAERSGIVPIAVDVTDREALEAVLADLTIDVLINNAGIMPPLGNFADMKISDIDTTLEVNLSAAILLTRLVVPQMRERQAGHILFTGSTAGHAAYSNIAVYSATKAAISGFAAALRADLSPSGIRVTEIVAGRVETQLYQDILDTKARAAMYASKVVQPDDVARMVVAVLGLPAWADVTRFDIMPTWPTSPSGTK
- a CDS encoding FadR family transcriptional regulator, which translates into the protein MTKRKPLSTVVAESLSEKIRSGQLLPGAQLPTEAALCAEYDVSRTVVREAVARLRSEGMVVPQQGRGMFVSETPAPRNFSIPDEALRTLPETIALLELRLSVEVESAGLCAERRTDAEADGIRALMEQVDAQQADPAAVQIHYDYDFHLAIAKAAGNEFIHGFLSYLRPMIVPRFQLGYVVTPALKDSYYARIHNEHKTIVDAIERQDGRAARQAMRKHLHNSLGRVRALARASGVAATEAEQKAAAASLFTDMKRPAPTGG
- a CDS encoding SDR family oxidoreductase, yielding MKDLSVLIVGGGAGLGALLARMAVEAGAAKIGIIDINQDAAEAALAPAKANGLPTATALCDIQVGPQCHAAFDAIVSKIGRIDTLINCAAIYPRRPLLEISDADWDASNGINIKGTYHMMVAAVRHMQSQEPKSHVRGRIVNLTSVDAFKAHPQNAHYAATKAAVVSLTRSFAHDVAKHGILVNSVAPAGMATERAKALGFLEELAKASPLGRGAEPTEIAEWVLMTGGPKNTYMTGENVIVSGGYIYA